Genomic segment of Iocasia fonsfrigidae:
ATTGTCTCCATATCCAGCTCATCCTGAACAAGGGTTTCATCTATTTCTTTTTCCTTTTCCTTTTCGTCTTTGTCCACCTGATACACCTCCATAATAATATTTCTACATCTTCTAAAATAATCCTGCTAAAATAATAATTAAAACCCCAAGTATCCAGCAGTAATAAGCAAATACCATTAAACTGCCTTTTTTTAGGACATGTAATAGATATTTTATAGCTAGATAACCTGTAACAGCTGCCACAACAGCTCCCGTAATAATCAATGCCCAGTTGCTACCAGCAAATCCATTATCAAGGAGTTCTTTAAGTTCCAACATTCCAGCCCCCAATATAACAGGAATAGATACCAGAAATGAATATTTAGCTGCCAATTCCCTGTCAAAGCCCTGAAAAATAGAGGCTGTAATGGTTGTACCAGAACGGGAAATACCTGGGATAATAGCTAATCCCTGGGCAATACCAATAATAACAGCATTATGTTCTTTCATATCTGCTAATCCCTTTCTACTAACAGCAAATTTCTCTACAAGATAAAGAAATAACCCTGTAATTAATAACATAAAACCAACATTTAAGACTGAAGAAAAAAGCCCTGTAAATAAGTCTTTTAAAAAAAAACCCATTAAACCAGTTGGTATAATCCCAACAATTATTAAGTAGCTAAGTCTTCTCTTCTCTTTTTTTAATAATAGAATGTCTTTTACTTCCTGCCAGTAAATAATCAAAATTGGAATAACCGTACCAATATGCAAAAAAATATCAAGGGTTAATTGCCCCTCGTTAATACCAAATAAATTCTGTAAAATCACTAAATGTCCTGAACTACTAATCGGTAAAAACTCTGTTATTCCCTGAACAATACCAATTATAACTACATTAATTAAATTCATCCCTTTTCCCCCCCTATAAATCTAACAAACGAATTAAAAACCGGCAAAAAAACAAATAAATTAAATATATTAAAAATAGTGTGTGCATTAGCTATCTGTCTTATCAAGCTAGTACTGGTCAGATTAATAAAATAGACAAATTTATCAAACACAGGTAATAATAAAACCACACCAATAATATTAAAGATAAAGTGTCCATTGGCCAGTATTTTAGCTTCTCTTTCACAGTTTATACTGGCAAGATAGGCAGTAATACATGTACCAATATTACTACCCAGAGCAATAGCTATAGCAGCAGGTAAGGTAATTAAATTAGCCACCGCTAAACTAACAGTTATCCCGGTAACAGCACTACTACTTTGAATAACAGCAGTGATCATCATCCCTAATAAAATATTTAATAATACATTATTCCCACTCTTAATCAATAGATATTTAATAAAAACTGCTACCTCTTCACGTTGAAAAAAAGCTGACATCATATTCAAACCAGCAAAGATAATGCCAAAGGAAATTAAAATAAACCCCAGCATTTTTATTTTATTGAATGTTAAACACCCCAGTATAATTAAGAATAGACCCAGTATAATTAAATAAGGATAGGTATTCAAGACAGGAAATGATATAAGTTGCACAGTAAAGGTGGTACCTATATTCGCCCCCAAAAGGATAGCTAGAGCCGATTTTACTGATATCAAACCACTTTCCAGAAGACTTATTAAAACAATTGAAACAGCACTACTACTCTGTAAAATAGCTGTTACAATAATACCAGTGAAAATACTGCTAGGTAGATTACTAGCTAGTTTATGTAATATACCCTCAAAGCCAGCCGAAGAAATTAATTCTACTCCTTTTTTAGAACCCTCAAGTCCAATTAAAAATAAAAAAAGACCCAACAAAAAAATATGCATAGTTATATCAACACCCTTATTTTACTAATAATATAACTATGCTTCTTATATTAATTTTATCATTCTATACTTTACAATTGCAAGCTGTTTTTTAAAATACAGCCTGGTGCAAGGTCATTGCGCAAATATATCTCCGGATTACTACTTATAACCCTGTCTATTTTAACATTATTATCGTTCAGCCTCCTTACCTGAAGTATAACCCCCTCACTGGTAGTAAACTCCTCATATTTTAATTCAGTTTCATCCCATTCATTAAAAACAACATCTGCTGGATAAATAGAGTAATTAATCATTATGCAAACCCTCTTCCCTGGTATTAATCATATAGCGAAGTCTTTCTAGAGCCTGGTTTAAACCACCTACTCCATCAATTATACCAGAATTTACAGCCTCCTCACCTACCAACACTGTTCCCACATCCCTGACCAGTTCTCCTGTTTGGAACATTAAATGGCGAAAATCATCATCTGTAATACGTGAATGCCTGGTAACAAAACTAATAACCCTATCCTGCATTTTATCTAAGTATTCATAGGTCTGAGGAACACCAATAACCATACCTGTCAAGCGAATAGGGTGTACTGTCATACTGGCTGTTGCTACAATTAATGAATAATCTGTAGCAACTGCAATAGGAACCCCTATACTGTGCCCCCCTCCTAAGACTATGGATACTGTTGGCTTATTCATACTGCTTAACATTTCTGAGATTGCTAGACCAGCTTCTATATCACCACCAACTGTGTTGAGGATTACTAATAATCCCTTTATATTAGGGTTTTCCTCTACTGCTACTAATTGAGGAATAATATGCTCATACTTGGTTGTTTTATTCTTGGGTGGTAAAACAAGATGACCCTCTATTTGGCCTATAATAGAAATAGTATGTATATCACTTTTTACAGGGAGAGGTGGAGTGTTTTCCCCCAGTTGTTGAATAGATTTCATTGTATTTTGCTCCTGATTATTTTTGTTTCCTGATTTATCAGGTAAACCACCTGGCTCAAATTCTCGATCTGGTTGACCTGGGGAAGTAGCAGGTGAAAATTCTTCTTTTGAATACTCTCTATTATTATTCATAACTCAAAACACTCCTTAAGTGAAAATTATTTTTTAATCTATGCTCCATTTAAAGATTATTATCTCTAAACAAAAATAATAATATGTATTATTCTATATTTATTATCAAGAAAACCTATTATCCTAAGCCAGGCATTTGAGTTTTTGAAGGTATGATAAACCATTGCTATAGACATTTCCTTCAGGGCTGTTATATTAGAAATTACTTAATAAGCTTACCAATCAATTCTTTAATAGAATCAATCCCCTTATCTATTAAATAGGCTTCCAGTTCATCAATAATTTTTAGAGCTGCATCAGGATTAATCAAGGTAGCAGTTCCTACTGCTACAGCACTGGCACCAGCCATAATAAACTCAAGGGCATCCCGGGCAGTCATAATACCCCCCATCCCTATAATAGGGATATCAACCACCTGAGCAACCTGATAAACCATCCTTAAGGCTACTGGTTTTATTGCGGGGCCAGATAATCCCCCAAAGGTATTGCCTAGAACCACAGCCTGTTTATCAATATCTATAGCCATCCCCAGTAATGTATTTATCATTGAAATAATGTCTGCCCCACCTTCTTCAACAGCCCTGGCAATAGCCGTAATATCGGTAACATTGGGAGAAAGTTTCACAATAACTGTTCCTGGGTAATTTTCCTTAACAATTCTGGTAACCTTATAGACTAATTCCTTATTAGTACCAAAGACCATCCCACCACCTGCAATATTTGGACAAGATACATTAACTTCCAGGGCAGCAAACTGGGGATAAGGAGCTAATCTTTCAGCTAGATAGGCAAAATCATCAAGTGAATGACCAGAGATATTAACGATTACAGGCAATTGATAGGCATCAATAATTTCTAATTTTTCTTCAATAAACTTATCAATCCCTGGATTCTCTAAGCCAATAGAATTCAATAAACCGGCAGGGGTTTCTGTAATACGGGGAGTAGGATTACCTCTGGATGGTTTAACAGTAATCCCTTTAACAGTAAGGGCCCCAAGCCTTTCAATGTCAAAATAATCCTGTAATTCTTTACCATTACCACAGGTTCCAGAAGCAGTTATCAGGGGGTTTTTTAATTTAAGAGAGGAAAGTGTTACCCCAAGGTCTACTTTAGTCATTAAAAACCACCTCCTCTAATGAAAATACAGGTCCTTCTTTACAAACACGTTTATTACCACTCTTTGTCTGACAGACACAGGAGAGACAAACGCCGATTCCACAGCCCATCCTCTCTTCCAGGGAAAACTCACCAATCATATTTCTTTTAGTGGCTATTTTTTGTATTTCCTTCAACATTGGCTCAGGTCCACAGGAATAAAGATAATCCCCCCTGCTCCCTTTACTCTTCCATATATCAAGTACAGTACCTTTAAAACCACTACTACCATCTATAGTTGCATAGTTTACAGCAACACCCAACTCACTAATTTTATTATATAAATACATAAACTCATTTTTACTTTTGGCACCTATAAAAACATTAACTCTACAATCTTTATATATTTGTTTTAATAAATAATATATAGGGGCAATTCCCATACCACCACCTAAAAGGGTAACCTCTTTATTTTGAGTAAGTGTAAAACTATTACCGAGCGGCCCCAGTATATCTACTTCTGTCCCTTCTTTAAAATCTGCTAAAATACTTGTCCCACGCCCTACTACCCTGTATAGAAAAACCCATCTCTTTTTTTGATAGTTAACATCATGAATACTTAAAGGGCGGCGTAACAGGGGATCAAATCCCTGTGAAGATAATTTGAAATGAAAAAAATTACCAGGTCGTACTCTATTATAATTGTGTGGTGCAAATACTTCCAGCAAAAAATAATCTGGTCCTATCTGTTCATTCCTTACTATTTTATATAACATAAAAAATACCCCCTTTTAATTATCATACAAAATCCTGGCTTCACCATTCATATTATTATAAACAATATTTCCCTTTACAACTGTTAAAACCACTCTGCCCTGTAGAACATTATTAGCAAAAGGAGTATTCTTACCCCTGGATTTCATTTTTTCTTTAGAAACTTTCCAGCTTATATCAGGATCGAAGACTGTTATATCTGCAGTTGAACCCTTTTTTAACCCTCCGTGTTTGATACCTAGTATTTCAGCTGGACCATAGGCCATAAAATCAAGCAATTCCTCCCATGTAAATACATTCTTATCAATAAAATTATCATAAAGGAGAGAAAGGGCTGTCTCCAGTCCTGAAATACCAAAAGAAGCCAGGTCATACTCACCCAATTTATCCTCATAAGTATGTGGTGCATGATCAGTAGCAATTACATTAATTATTCCATCTTTTAATCCCTTACACAATGCCTTTCTATCTCTATCACTCCTTAGAGGGGGGTTAACTTTTGTATCAGGGTTATATCCTTTAACCTTCTGGTCAGTAAGGAGTAGGTGGTGTGGGGTTACCTCTGCTGTAATTTTCAGGCCCCTTTTCTTAGCATCTCTGAGCAGTTCTACTCCCCTGGCAGTACTCAGATGGGCAATATGCAAATGGGCTCCGGTCATTTCAGCCAGGATAATATCCCGGGCAATCATAACCTCCTCCGCTGCTGCTGGTATTCCTTTTAAGCCTAGTATTGTAGAGTAATATCCCTCATGCATTACACCATCACCAGCCAGGTTTTTATCTTCACAATGGCTAATTACTGGCAGAGAAAAACTACTGGCATATTCCATTGCTCTACGCATTATTTCACTATTCATAACTGGATTACCATCATCAGATATTGCTTTAACACCTGCTTCAGATAAAAATCCTATTTCAGCAAGTTCTTTTCCTGATGAACCTTTTGTAATACTGCCAATTGGTATTACATTTACCACTGCCTCTTTAGCCCTGGCTTTTATATACTCTATAGTTGCCTGATTATCTGCAACAGGATTAGTATTAGGCATACAGGCAATAGTTGTAAAGCCCCCTGCTGCTGCTGCTTCACATCCCGTTTTAATTGTTTCCTTTTCTTCAAAACCAGGTTCCCTTAAATGGGTATGCATATCAATTAATCCTGGTAATAAAATCTTTCCCTTCAAATCAATTATCATACAACCTTCCTGATTTATTTCCTTTTTAATTGCTACTATTTTATCAGCATCCAGTAGTAAATCATACTTACCTGCCAAATCATTTGAAGGATCAATTATAAAAGCATTTTTAAACAATTTTTTCATCTTCATTATTCCTCCCTACCAAGAGATATAAAAGAGCCATCCTGACTGCCACACCATTTGTTACCTGTTCGGTAATTACTGAACTATTACCATCTGCTACAGCACTCTCAATCTCTACGCCTCGATTCATTGGTCCCGGGTGCATAACCAGGATATCATCATTATTTATTCTCTCCTGGTTAATACCATAAAAATGTCGGTATTCATTAATAGAAGGGAATAAACCCCTGGCCTGTCTTTCTAACTGAATACGCAGGATATTGATTACATCAATACCCTCTAAGGCCTTGTCCAGGTCTGTATATCTTTTAACACCCATTTTCTCTATCTCAAGCGGTAATAATGTTGCAGGACCTGCTACCCTAACCTCAGCACCCATTTTCAATAAACCCCATATGTTTGAACGGGCAACCCGGCTGTGGGCAATATCACCTATAATTAAAACCTTTAAACCCTTTATCTTACCCTTTTTTTCCCTGATTGTATATAAATCCAGTAAAGCCTGTGTTGGATGGGCATGTGCCCCATCACCGGCATTAAGTACACTGGCTCTAATATTATTAGCTAGAAATTCAGCAGCCCCAGGAATGCTATGTCTGATCACAACAACATCGGCCCCCATAACTTCCAGTGTTTTAGCAGTATCAAGTAATGTCTCACCCTTCATAACACTACTGGTACTCTTAGAAATACTCATAACATCAGCACTTAACCTTTTAGCTGCCAGATCAAAAGAAGACTTTGTTCGGGTACTCGGTTCAAAAAATAGATTTACTATTGTCTTACCCCGCAGGGTTGGAATTTTTTTAACACTCCTGGTAAAAATCTCTTTCATGGCTTCACTTGTATCAAGTATTTCCTTAATCTCAGCCCCACTAATAATATATAAACCAAGCAGATCCTTTCTTTTCAGCGGCATATTTTCATCCCCCTTATAATTTTATTATGAACAAACTGGCCTAACAACCGTCCAGGCTTAATGAACAATTATTAGTGTTTTCTTAGAACCACTTTTTACACGAAGTTAAATAAATCAGACAAATATATTTGTCGGTCTTCAAAGTTAAAGTTTATCCTCAACTATAACATAAACAAAACCCCCTTACTAAATTAGTAAGGAGGTTATTATTCACCGATCAATAAATAAATATTAAAATCAGTTTAACTCATATAGGCCCCTTACTAACCTCTCTGGATTAGTTTAAAAGGTATATTTGATTTCTTTAAATATATCAAAAATATAAAACTAAGTCAATTAATATCTTTAGCGTTTTTAAAACTTCTTAATCTATCTAAAAAAACACAGCAGGCTATACTATAGCCTGCTGTGTTTTTTCTTAAACTTGCATAATTATAGGAAGTATCATTGGTTTGCGTTTGATTTTCTTGTAAATATAATCATTAAGTGTATCACGAATTTTGTTCTTCAATACTGACCATTCTGTTACATTATTTTTTTCGCATTCTTTAAGAGCTTCTTCAAGGCGAGAAGTAGCTTCAGCAATTAACTCTTCTGATTCCCTGATATAGACAAATCCACGGGTAACAATATCCGGACCAGAGAGAATTGTTCCATGCTGGTCTATAGTAACCACTACAATTAAAATACCATCTTCAGATAGTAAACGCCTATCTCGTAAAACAATATTCCCCACATCACCAACACCTAGACCATCAACAAAAATATGGCCTGCATTAACACTTTCGCCCTGTTTAATCTCATTTTCAGTAAAAATAATTCTATCACCATTATCTGCAATATATATATTTTCTTCAGGTATTCCAGAACTTTTTGCTAATTCAGCATGGCGGAAAAGATGTCTGTATTCACCATGAGTAGGTATAAAATACCTTGGTTTTACAAGATTAAGCATTAATTTCAATTCTTCTTGACTGGCATGTCCTGATACATGGACACCTGAAACATCCTCATATATTACATTAGCCCCCCTCTTGAAGAGCTGATTAATGGTTTGACCAATCAGCTTTTCATTGCCAGGGATAGCAGAGGCAGAGATAATAACTGTATCACCATTACGTATATTTATGTGATAATGGTCACCACGCGCCATTCTGGTTAAAGCAGCCATAGGTTCTCCCTGGCTACCGGTAGTAAGCAATACCAATCTATTGTCAGGCAGATCAGAACAATTACGTATATTAACAATCATATCCTCTGGTATTGTTAAATACCCTAAATTTCGTGCTATTTCTACATTATTAATCATACTCCTCCCTGTAAAAGCTACCTTCCGGTTATATTTACAGGCAGAATTAACAATCTGTTGTACACGATGAATATTTGAGGCAAAAGTCGCTACCACTATCCGCTCCCTGGCTCCCCTAAATATCTCATCAATTGTATTACCAACAACCTGTTCAGACATAGTAAAACCTTCCCTCTCAACATTTGTACTATCAGAAAAGAGGGCTAAAACACCTGGTTTACTATCCCCTAACTCAGCTAATTTATGAAAATCAGCCACTTCACCATCTATTGGTGTCTGATCAAATTTAAAATCACTGGCATAAATAATCGGACCCAGTGGGGTATGAATTGCTAAAGCACATGTATCTGCAATACTATGATTAACCCGGATAAAATCAACTTTAATATTGCCAACAGATACAGAACGTCCTGGATTAACTACTTTTAAGCGGGAGTCTCTCAGGAGATTATGTTCCTTCAGCTTCCCTTCCAACAAACCTAAAGTAAGTCTTGTGCCATATACGGGTACATTTAGTTCTTTTAACAGGTAGGGTATTGCACCTATGTGGTCTTCATGTCCATGTGTTAACACAATACCCTTAACACGATCACTATTTTCTCTTACATATGAAAAATCAGGGATTACCAGATCAATACCTAATAAATCATCCTCTGGAAACATAACACCTGCATCTATAATTAGTATTTCGTCCCCAATTTCTACTAGATACATATTCTTTCCAATATCACCTAACCCACCTAAGGGAATCATTGTAACATCCTTTATTCTATTGTTTTTTGACATTAATAAAAAAAAACACCTCCATAAATATTTGCACAAACCATAAATAACTTCCTAAAATCACCCGTTCAATTACCCGTTGTTTATATTATATCCTCTTATTAGAAAAAAAACAAGGATTAAAACAAAATAAGCCTGTCTTAAAGATATAATATCTAGTCTAAATTATTTACAACAAAAGATGGGTAAACAAAAATCCCATCTTTTTGTTAAACCATGATATTAAATTAGGTTTAAATCCTGCAGAATCTGATTAAGCTTTCTATTTTCGTCAGCTGTTAAATTTACCAGTGGTGGACGGACCCCTCCAACATTCATTCCTATCATATTTAAAGCAGCTTTTACTGGAATAGGATTAGTATTTATAAAAACACCTGAAAAAATAACCCCAAGGTATTTATTTAATTCAATTGCTTTTTCTATTTTTCCAGCCTTAAAGGCAGTAACCATTTTCTTTATTTCGTTACCAACTAGATGTGCAGCCACACTTATAATACCTTGCCCACCTACCGAAAGCGTTGGTAAGGTAAGTCCATCATCACCACTATAGATATAAAAATCATCTGGTAGGGTTCTACATAGTGTCGATACCTGTTCTAGGTCTCCACTGGCCTCTTTAATAGCAATAATATTATCAATCATAGCAAGCCTTTGAACTGTATCCACTTCAATATTACGTGATGTTCTTCCTGGTACATTATAAAGAATAATCGGCAAACTGGTTTCAGCAGCTATTAGCTTAAAGTGTTTATAAAGACCATCCTGTGGTGGTTTATTATAATAAGGTGTTACCAGCATAATTCCATCTACACCAATTTCCTCAGCCTTTTGGGTTAGTCTAATACTATCACTTGTTGAATATGAGCCTGTTCCTGCTACAATTGTTGAACTGTCACCAATCTCATCCACAACTGTTTTAAGTATTTCTACCTTTTCTTCAAAACTTAAAGTCGGCACTTCCCCGGTTGT
This window contains:
- a CDS encoding dihydroorotate dehydrogenase — translated: MTKVDLGVTLSSLKLKNPLITASGTCGNGKELQDYFDIERLGALTVKGITVKPSRGNPTPRITETPAGLLNSIGLENPGIDKFIEEKLEIIDAYQLPVIVNISGHSLDDFAYLAERLAPYPQFAALEVNVSCPNIAGGGMVFGTNKELVYKVTRIVKENYPGTVIVKLSPNVTDITAIARAVEEGGADIISMINTLLGMAIDIDKQAVVLGNTFGGLSGPAIKPVALRMVYQVAQVVDIPIIGMGGIMTARDALEFIMAGASAVAVGTATLINPDAALKIIDELEAYLIDKGIDSIKELIGKLIK
- a CDS encoding ClpP family protease, whose product is MNNNREYSKEEFSPATSPGQPDREFEPGGLPDKSGNKNNQEQNTMKSIQQLGENTPPLPVKSDIHTISIIGQIEGHLVLPPKNKTTKYEHIIPQLVAVEENPNIKGLLVILNTVGGDIEAGLAISEMLSSMNKPTVSIVLGGGHSIGVPIAVATDYSLIVATASMTVHPIRLTGMVIGVPQTYEYLDKMQDRVISFVTRHSRITDDDFRHLMFQTGELVRDVGTVLVGEEAVNSGIIDGVGGLNQALERLRYMINTREEGLHND
- the dapA gene encoding 4-hydroxy-tetrahydrodipicolinate synthase; this encodes MMKHFGDVLTAMVTPFTEELTVDYDMVRKLARHLINNGSDGLVVLGTTGEVPTLSFEEKVEILKTVVDEIGDSSTIVAGTGSYSTSDSIRLTQKAEEIGVDGIMLVTPYYNKPPQDGLYKHFKLIAAETSLPIILYNVPGRTSRNIEVDTVQRLAMIDNIIAIKEASGDLEQVSTLCRTLPDDFYIYSGDDGLTLPTLSVGGQGIISVAAHLVGNEIKKMVTAFKAGKIEKAIELNKYLGVIFSGVFINTNPIPVKAALNMIGMNVGGVRPPLVNLTADENRKLNQILQDLNLI
- a CDS encoding ribonuclease J — translated: MSKNNRIKDVTMIPLGGLGDIGKNMYLVEIGDEILIIDAGVMFPEDDLLGIDLVIPDFSYVRENSDRVKGIVLTHGHEDHIGAIPYLLKELNVPVYGTRLTLGLLEGKLKEHNLLRDSRLKVVNPGRSVSVGNIKVDFIRVNHSIADTCALAIHTPLGPIIYASDFKFDQTPIDGEVADFHKLAELGDSKPGVLALFSDSTNVEREGFTMSEQVVGNTIDEIFRGARERIVVATFASNIHRVQQIVNSACKYNRKVAFTGRSMINNVEIARNLGYLTIPEDMIVNIRNCSDLPDNRLVLLTTGSQGEPMAALTRMARGDHYHINIRNGDTVIISASAIPGNEKLIGQTINQLFKRGANVIYEDVSGVHVSGHASQEELKLMLNLVKPRYFIPTHGEYRHLFRHAELAKSSGIPEENIYIADNGDRIIFTENEIKQGESVNAGHIFVDGLGVGDVGNIVLRDRRLLSEDGILIVVVTIDQHGTILSGPDIVTRGFVYIRESEELIAEATSRLEEALKECEKNNVTEWSVLKNKIRDTLNDYIYKKIKRKPMILPIIMQV
- a CDS encoding dihydroorotase translates to MKKLFKNAFIIDPSNDLAGKYDLLLDADKIVAIKKEINQEGCMIIDLKGKILLPGLIDMHTHLREPGFEEKETIKTGCEAAAAGGFTTIACMPNTNPVADNQATIEYIKARAKEAVVNVIPIGSITKGSSGKELAEIGFLSEAGVKAISDDGNPVMNSEIMRRAMEYASSFSLPVISHCEDKNLAGDGVMHEGYYSTILGLKGIPAAAEEVMIARDIILAEMTGAHLHIAHLSTARGVELLRDAKKRGLKITAEVTPHHLLLTDQKVKGYNPDTKVNPPLRSDRDRKALCKGLKDGIINVIATDHAPHTYEDKLGEYDLASFGISGLETALSLLYDNFIDKNVFTWEELLDFMAYGPAEILGIKHGGLKKGSTADITVFDPDISWKVSKEKMKSRGKNTPFANNVLQGRVVLTVVKGNIVYNNMNGEARILYDN
- a CDS encoding Na/Pi cotransporter family protein, yielding MHIFLLGLFLFLIGLEGSKKGVELISSAGFEGILHKLASNLPSSIFTGIIVTAILQSSSAVSIVLISLLESGLISVKSALAILLGANIGTTFTVQLISFPVLNTYPYLIILGLFLIILGCLTFNKIKMLGFILISFGIIFAGLNMMSAFFQREEVAVFIKYLLIKSGNNVLLNILLGMMITAVIQSSSAVTGITVSLAVANLITLPAAIAIALGSNIGTCITAYLASINCEREAKILANGHFIFNIIGVVLLLPVFDKFVYFINLTSTSLIRQIANAHTIFNIFNLFVFLPVFNSFVRFIGGEKG
- a CDS encoding undecaprenyl-diphosphate phosphatase, giving the protein MNLINVVIIGIVQGITEFLPISSSGHLVILQNLFGINEGQLTLDIFLHIGTVIPILIIYWQEVKDILLLKKEKRRLSYLIIVGIIPTGLMGFFLKDLFTGLFSSVLNVGFMLLITGLFLYLVEKFAVSRKGLADMKEHNAVIIGIAQGLAIIPGISRSGTTITASIFQGFDRELAAKYSFLVSIPVILGAGMLELKELLDNGFAGSNWALIITGAVVAAVTGYLAIKYLLHVLKKGSLMVFAYYCWILGVLIIILAGLF
- a CDS encoding aspartate carbamoyltransferase catalytic subunit gives rise to the protein MPLKRKDLLGLYIISGAEIKEILDTSEAMKEIFTRSVKKIPTLRGKTIVNLFFEPSTRTKSSFDLAAKRLSADVMSISKSTSSVMKGETLLDTAKTLEVMGADVVVIRHSIPGAAEFLANNIRASVLNAGDGAHAHPTQALLDLYTIREKKGKIKGLKVLIIGDIAHSRVARSNIWGLLKMGAEVRVAGPATLLPLEIEKMGVKRYTDLDKALEGIDVINILRIQLERQARGLFPSINEYRHFYGINQERINNDDILVMHPGPMNRGVEIESAVADGNSSVITEQVTNGVAVRMALLYLLVGRNNEDEKIV
- a CDS encoding dihydroorotate dehydrogenase electron transfer subunit codes for the protein MLYKIVRNEQIGPDYFLLEVFAPHNYNRVRPGNFFHFKLSSQGFDPLLRRPLSIHDVNYQKKRWVFLYRVVGRGTSILADFKEGTEVDILGPLGNSFTLTQNKEVTLLGGGMGIAPIYYLLKQIYKDCRVNVFIGAKSKNEFMYLYNKISELGVAVNYATIDGSSGFKGTVLDIWKSKGSRGDYLYSCGPEPMLKEIQKIATKRNMIGEFSLEERMGCGIGVCLSCVCQTKSGNKRVCKEGPVFSLEEVVFND
- a CDS encoding YlzJ-like family protein; this translates as MINYSIYPADVVFNEWDETELKYEEFTTSEGVILQVRRLNDNNVKIDRVISSNPEIYLRNDLAPGCILKNSLQL